From the genome of Rana temporaria chromosome 8, aRanTem1.1, whole genome shotgun sequence:
TAGCTCTTAGTCTATCAGATCCAACAGGtttctgatagaaaaaaaaacaatcttctaTAGGAAAGGAGCGATGAAACAAGGAGAGAAGATCTTGTTCATATAAAACAAATCTGGACATTTTGCACGCTGTACGTATTAAGCTCCAGCTTTTGCCTTTATTGTCCTAGTATTCCATCACCAAAGTCATCCATACCAAAGCCCAGTTTAGGAAAGGCATTATTTAAAGCGTTGGGTGTGTACTATGTGGTCTTCTCTCCAACTTTGGTTGAACAGTTCTaagattttttgtgtttttttttgtttaacgtacaggacaatgaaaaaataaaataaaaaataggtatgTGGTACGGGATCATTCATTGATGCTTTTCAGCACGAACGGATTATCCTTTAGCCACGGGAGCTACTGCTGCTGTGAGAATTTGGCGAGTCTTGTTCATTGATGGTATTCAGTAAGCTCAAAGGCTGTCGTGGATGATCCAGATCATGAGACACCTCTGCATGATCAAATATCCCTTCTTCTTCGTCTCCGTGGGGGTGAGTGTCACATGACGTACAGCTGTCACAGAAGTTTTCACCTGTGTCATCAATTAAATCGTCGAGTTCTTTAAAGTCATCGTGATGGCCCCGACTGCACAGGCACACTTCAATGCCCGAGTCACCGGTAAATCTTCGGTGTCTGCCAGGCGTTTTGTCTTTGCCATCAAAGAAACCGCTCTGATCAAAGCTTTCAGAGCTATAGTCCTTCAATAATTCTTTTGACTCCTTGTCCAAGAAGGACACTTGATCTGCCATCTCGTCCAACTCTGCACCACTGGTTGGATCATTCGACTCAAGGCTGCTTGGTTTGAATGCTACTCTCTCTAGACACGTTGTTGAAGGTTCACAATCTACCATACTTGGAGGTCGTGGTTCACTACAGCTTGCTGCAGCTGGAGAACTTGTTTGGCTATGCTGCCCGGTCCTAACAGGGTCAATGGCTACAGCACTAGAACATGCCGCAACGCATTGCTGATGTAGGACAgtgtatggaggaggaggagttggaggtcTGTTCACCACTTCTTCATAAGGAGG
Proteins encoded in this window:
- the WBP1L gene encoding WW domain binding protein 1-like isoform X2; its protein translation is MPFLLGLRQDKETCIGLNNQSYICDTGHCCGQSQCCNYYYELWWFWLVWTIIIILSCCCVCHHRRAKHRLQAQQRQHEINLIAYREAHSYSSVPFYFRFLPNYLLPPYEEVVNRPPTPPPPYTVLHQQCVAACSSAVAIDPVRTGQHSQTSSPAAASCSEPRPPSMVDCEPSTTCLERVAFKPSSLESNDPTSGAELDEMADQVSFLDKESKELLKDYSSESFDQSGFFDGKDKTPGRHRRFTGDSGIEVCLCSRGHHDDFKELDDLIDDTGENFCDSCTSCDTHPHGDEEEGIFDHAEVSHDLDHPRQPLSLLNTINEQDSPNSHSSSSSRG
- the WBP1L gene encoding WW domain binding protein 1-like isoform X1; amino-acid sequence: MSLLLSQAVPSSTSGSMESQDKETCIGLNNQSYICDTGHCCGQSQCCNYYYELWWFWLVWTIIIILSCCCVCHHRRAKHRLQAQQRQHEINLIAYREAHSYSSVPFYFRFLPNYLLPPYEEVVNRPPTPPPPYTVLHQQCVAACSSAVAIDPVRTGQHSQTSSPAAASCSEPRPPSMVDCEPSTTCLERVAFKPSSLESNDPTSGAELDEMADQVSFLDKESKELLKDYSSESFDQSGFFDGKDKTPGRHRRFTGDSGIEVCLCSRGHHDDFKELDDLIDDTGENFCDSCTSCDTHPHGDEEEGIFDHAEVSHDLDHPRQPLSLLNTINEQDSPNSHSSSSSRG